One Streptomyces sp. V4I8 genomic window carries:
- a CDS encoding XdhC family protein, giving the protein MLNIAHTLHRWCREERPFALATVVDVTGSAPLPIGTSVAVDADGNAVGSISGGCVEGAVYELCRQALHDRGTPQRAWFGYSDDDAFAVGLTCGGELDVLVQCVDPAAQPHLGAALAAAVEGRPAAVAQVVDGPEGLLGATLSVLGDSWIADSTLGDGPTGRAVADRATAQLRTGRTALLSLGGDADTCPEQLSVLVHAAATRPRMLIFGAIDFAAALAQAGHFLGYHVTVCDARPVFATEARFPHADEVVVDWPHRYLAQTAVDARTAVCVLTHDAKFDIPLLQLALDLPVGYVGAMGSRRTHDARLRRLREVGVTDRQLARLRSPIGLDLGARTPEETAISITAEIIAHANQSTGLPLARVTGPIHAH; this is encoded by the coding sequence ATGCTGAACATCGCGCACACACTGCACCGCTGGTGCCGCGAGGAACGCCCCTTCGCCCTGGCCACCGTCGTCGACGTCACCGGCAGCGCACCCCTGCCCATCGGCACGTCGGTGGCGGTGGACGCCGACGGCAACGCCGTCGGCAGCATCTCCGGCGGCTGCGTCGAAGGCGCGGTGTACGAGCTGTGCCGCCAGGCCCTCCACGACCGAGGCACTCCCCAGCGCGCGTGGTTCGGCTACTCCGACGACGACGCCTTCGCCGTGGGCCTGACCTGCGGCGGCGAACTCGACGTCCTCGTCCAGTGCGTCGACCCCGCCGCCCAGCCCCATCTCGGCGCGGCGCTCGCCGCGGCGGTCGAGGGCCGGCCCGCCGCCGTCGCCCAGGTCGTGGACGGGCCTGAGGGATTGCTCGGCGCCACTTTGAGCGTCCTCGGCGACAGTTGGATCGCCGACAGCACGCTCGGCGACGGGCCGACCGGCCGGGCCGTGGCGGACCGGGCCACCGCCCAACTGCGCACCGGACGCACCGCACTTCTCTCGCTCGGCGGAGACGCCGACACCTGCCCCGAGCAGCTCTCCGTCCTCGTCCACGCGGCCGCGACCCGCCCCCGCATGCTGATCTTCGGCGCCATCGATTTCGCCGCCGCCCTCGCCCAGGCCGGCCACTTTTTGGGCTACCACGTCACCGTGTGCGACGCCCGCCCCGTCTTCGCCACCGAAGCCCGCTTCCCGCACGCCGACGAGGTGGTCGTCGACTGGCCCCACCGCTACCTTGCACAGACGGCCGTGGACGCCCGTACCGCCGTCTGCGTGCTGACCCACGACGCCAAGTTCGACATCCCCCTGCTCCAGCTCGCCCTCGACCTGCCCGTCGGCTACGTCGGCGCCATGGGCTCCCGCCGCACCCACGACGCACGTCTGCGCCGCCTGCGTGAAGTCGGGGTCACCGACAGGCAGTTGGCCCGGCTGCGCTCCCCGATCGGCCTCGACCTGGGTGCCCGCACCCCCGAGGAGACGGCCATCTCCATCACCGCCGAGATCATCGCCCACGCCAACCAGAGCACCGGCCTGCCTCTGGCCCGGGTCACCGGTCCGATCCATGCTCATTGA
- a CDS encoding cyclophilin-like fold protein, which translates to MPLTLNLSDFHETEKIADLPRRLSTSGAPDAAETKPGDLAYYAPWGNLALFYRGSGSSDAGLIILGHVNGDTERLATATATEVTIEAAS; encoded by the coding sequence CTGCCGCTCACGCTGAACCTGAGCGACTTCCACGAGACGGAGAAGATCGCCGACCTACCCCGTCGGCTGTCCACCTCCGGCGCCCCGGACGCCGCCGAAACAAAGCCCGGTGACCTGGCGTATTACGCGCCCTGGGGCAACCTGGCGCTCTTCTACCGAGGCAGCGGCTCCAGCGACGCCGGCCTGATCATCCTCGGCCACGTGAACGGCGACACCGAACGCCTCGCCACCGCCACCGCCACCGAGGTCACCATCGAAGCAGCTTCCTGA
- a CDS encoding carboxylesterase family protein, with product MLSGWFVSRPRCGWPSTGARVWQYTFDYAQAGPFGPTHGSDVQFTFGKWGQGDFTGAAPADLPTARALSAKMVDSFAAFAQHGTPATRALPDWPAFTPRDRACLSFDVEPRLVRDRLADARREAWDGVDPFAVC from the coding sequence GTGCTCAGCGGCTGGTTCGTCTCACGCCCTCGGTGTGGCTGGCCGAGTACGGGCGCCCGGGTGTGGCAGTACACCTTCGACTACGCGCAGGCCGGGCCCTTCGGACCCACGCACGGCAGCGACGTCCAGTTCACCTTCGGCAAGTGGGGCCAGGGCGACTTCACCGGGGCCGCGCCGGCCGACCTCCCGACGGCACGGGCCCTGTCCGCGAAGATGGTGGACTCCTTCGCCGCGTTCGCCCAGCACGGAACGCCGGCGACCCGGGCACTGCCGGACTGGCCGGCCTTCACCCCCCGCGACCGGGCATGCCTGTCGTTCGACGTGGAGCCGCGTCTGGTGCGCGACCGCCTCGCCGACGCGCGGCGCGAGGCGTGGGACGGGGTCGATCCCTTTGCGGTCTGCTGA
- the kdpF gene encoding K(+)-transporting ATPase subunit F yields the protein MTVENVVGLVVAVALLGYLVLALIFPERF from the coding sequence GTGACCGTCGAGAACGTCGTCGGCCTGGTCGTGGCCGTCGCCCTGCTGGGCTATCTCGTCCTCGCCCTGATCTTCCCGGAGAGGTTCTGA
- the kdpA gene encoding potassium-transporting ATPase subunit KdpA — MGPVLAGVLQLLALIGALALAYIPLGTYMARVYSSDKHLRVEKWIYKGIGADPDTEMTWPAYLRGILAFSAVGVVFLYLLQRIQGVLPGSLGFDSVNPAQSFNTAVSFVTNTNWQSYYGEQTMGHVVQTAGLAVQNFVSAAVGIAVAVALVRGFARSRTGELGNIWADLVRGVVRVLVPMAFVAAIVLVACGAIQNFSGIHEVGQFMGGSQQWNGGAVASTEAIKEIGTNGGGIFNANSAHPFENPTPLSNLFEIFLILVIPFSLTRTFGLMVGSVKQGYAILATMATLWIGFTALMMWTEFAHHGPAFDIAGGAYEGKEVRFGVGGSSIFATATTLTSTGAVNSFHSSFTGLGGGITMLGMMLGEIAPGGTGSGLYGMLIMAIIAVFIAGLMVGRTPEYLGKKIGTREIKRAACYLLITPALVLVFTAVSMALPTPPNSMLNSGAHGFSEVLYAFTSAANNNGSAFGGLNANTDWYNTMTGLAMLFGRFLPMVFVLALAGSLAEQKPVPETAGTLRTEKPLFTGLLVGAILIITGLTYFPALALGPLAEGLA; from the coding sequence ATGGGTCCTGTCCTCGCGGGTGTGCTCCAGCTGCTCGCCCTCATAGGCGCGCTGGCGCTCGCCTACATCCCCCTGGGCACCTACATGGCCAGGGTCTACTCCTCCGACAAGCACCTGCGCGTCGAGAAGTGGATCTACAAGGGCATCGGTGCCGACCCCGACACCGAGATGACCTGGCCCGCGTACCTGCGCGGGATCCTCGCCTTCTCGGCCGTCGGCGTCGTCTTCCTCTACCTGCTCCAGCGGATCCAGGGCGTTCTGCCCGGCTCGCTCGGCTTCGACTCGGTCAACCCGGCGCAGTCGTTCAACACGGCCGTGTCCTTCGTGACCAACACCAACTGGCAGTCGTACTACGGCGAGCAGACCATGGGTCACGTCGTGCAGACCGCCGGTCTGGCCGTGCAGAACTTCGTCTCCGCGGCCGTCGGTATCGCTGTCGCGGTCGCCCTCGTGCGCGGGTTCGCGCGGTCCCGCACCGGTGAACTCGGCAACATCTGGGCCGACTTGGTGCGCGGTGTCGTACGCGTCCTGGTGCCGATGGCCTTTGTCGCCGCGATCGTGCTCGTGGCGTGCGGCGCGATCCAGAACTTCTCCGGCATCCATGAGGTCGGGCAGTTCATGGGGGGTTCGCAGCAGTGGAACGGCGGGGCGGTCGCCTCCACCGAGGCCATCAAGGAGATCGGCACCAACGGCGGAGGCATCTTCAACGCCAACAGTGCCCACCCGTTCGAGAACCCCACCCCGCTCTCGAACCTCTTCGAGATCTTCCTGATCCTCGTCATCCCGTTCTCGCTGACCCGCACCTTCGGCCTCATGGTCGGCTCGGTCAAGCAGGGCTACGCGATCCTCGCCACCATGGCCACCCTCTGGATCGGCTTCACGGCCCTGATGATGTGGACCGAGTTCGCCCACCACGGCCCGGCGTTCGACATCGCCGGCGGCGCGTACGAGGGCAAGGAGGTCCGGTTCGGCGTCGGCGGCTCGTCGATCTTCGCGACGGCGACCACACTCACCTCGACCGGCGCGGTCAACTCCTTCCACTCCTCCTTCACCGGCCTCGGCGGCGGCATCACCATGCTCGGCATGATGCTGGGCGAGATCGCGCCCGGCGGTACCGGATCCGGCCTCTACGGCATGCTGATCATGGCGATCATCGCGGTGTTCATCGCCGGGCTGATGGTGGGCCGCACGCCCGAGTACCTGGGCAAGAAGATCGGCACCCGCGAGATCAAGCGGGCCGCCTGCTACCTCCTCATCACCCCGGCCCTGGTCCTCGTCTTCACGGCCGTGTCCATGGCACTGCCGACGCCGCCGAACTCCATGCTGAACTCCGGAGCTCACGGCTTCTCCGAGGTGCTGTACGCCTTCACCTCCGCCGCGAACAACAACGGCTCGGCCTTCGGAGGGCTGAACGCGAACACCGACTGGTACAACACCATGACCGGACTCGCGATGCTGTTCGGCCGCTTCCTGCCGATGGTGTTCGTCCTCGCCCTGGCCGGCTCGCTCGCCGAGCAGAAGCCGGTGCCGGAGACGGCGGGCACCCTGCGCACCGAGAAGCCGCTGTTCACCGGCCTGTTGGTGGGCGCGATCCTGATCATCACCGGTCTCACCTACTTCCCGGCCCTCGCGCTGGGTCCGCTCGCCGAGGGGCTGGCGTGA
- the kdpB gene encoding potassium-transporting ATPase subunit KdpB — MTTRTQKPEDAMSTATPTRAPHQDVPTGHKEGRVGAGLFDPEQLLKSLPDAFRKLDPRVLVKSPVMFVVWIGSVLTTVFSFKEPGDWFGWTISVWLWLTVIFANLAEAVAEGRGKAQADTLRKAKTDTVARRLSGAVEERVPGTELKIGDLVVCEAGDIIPGDGDVVEGVASVDESAITGESAPVIRESGGDRSAVTGGTKVLSDRIVIKITTKPGETFIDRMINLVEGAARQKTPNEIALNILLASLTIVFLLAVATLPPFANYAGTHLTLVVLVALLVCLIPTTIGALLSAIGIAGMDRLVQRNVLAMSGRAVEAAGDVSTLLLDKTGTITLGNRQASEFVPVSGTTEAEVADAAQLSSLADETPEGRSIVVLAKEKYGLRERHQGELAGAEWIAFTAQTRMSGVDVDGRKIRKGAAGSVIAWVQEQGGTVAEDADTVANRISEAGGTPLLVAVEDADGARILGVIHLKDVVKDGMRERFEELRRMGIKTVMITGDNPLTAKAIAEEAGVDDFLAEATPEDKMALIKREQAGGKLVAMTGDGTNDAPALAQADVGVAMNTGTSAAKEAGNMVDLDSNPTKLIEIVEIGKQLLITRGALTTFSIANDVAKYFAIIPALFAAVYPGLDKLNIMGLSSPDSAILSAVIFNALIIIALVPLSLKGVQYRPVSADKMLRRNLTIYGIGGLIAPFIGIKIIDLLISLIPGL; from the coding sequence ATGACCACCCGTACACAGAAGCCAGAGGACGCGATGTCCACAGCCACTCCCACCCGGGCACCGCACCAGGACGTGCCGACCGGGCACAAGGAGGGCCGGGTAGGTGCCGGCCTGTTCGACCCCGAGCAGCTGCTGAAGTCGCTTCCCGACGCCTTCCGCAAGCTCGATCCGCGGGTGCTGGTCAAGTCGCCCGTGATGTTCGTGGTGTGGATCGGGTCGGTGCTGACCACGGTCTTCTCCTTCAAGGAGCCGGGCGACTGGTTCGGCTGGACCATCAGCGTCTGGCTGTGGCTGACCGTGATCTTCGCCAACCTCGCGGAGGCCGTCGCCGAGGGCCGCGGCAAGGCCCAGGCCGACACGCTGCGCAAGGCAAAGACCGACACGGTGGCGCGCCGGCTCAGCGGTGCTGTCGAAGAGCGCGTGCCGGGCACCGAGTTGAAGATCGGCGACCTGGTCGTCTGCGAGGCCGGCGACATCATCCCCGGCGACGGTGACGTCGTCGAGGGCGTCGCGTCCGTCGACGAGTCGGCGATCACGGGTGAGTCGGCGCCCGTCATCCGCGAGTCCGGTGGTGACCGTTCGGCCGTCACCGGCGGTACGAAGGTGCTGTCCGACCGCATCGTCATCAAGATCACGACGAAACCGGGCGAGACCTTCATCGACCGGATGATCAACCTGGTCGAGGGTGCGGCCCGGCAGAAGACGCCGAACGAGATCGCGCTGAACATCCTGCTGGCGTCCCTCACCATCGTCTTCCTCCTCGCGGTGGCGACCCTGCCGCCGTTCGCGAACTACGCGGGCACGCACCTGACGTTGGTCGTGCTCGTGGCGCTGCTGGTCTGTCTGATCCCGACCACGATCGGTGCTCTGCTGTCCGCGATCGGCATCGCGGGCATGGACCGTCTCGTGCAGCGCAACGTCCTGGCGATGTCGGGCCGCGCGGTCGAGGCCGCCGGTGACGTCTCCACGCTGCTGCTCGACAAGACCGGCACCATCACGCTGGGCAACCGCCAGGCGTCGGAGTTCGTGCCCGTGAGCGGCACCACCGAGGCCGAGGTCGCGGACGCCGCCCAGCTGTCGTCGCTGGCCGACGAGACGCCCGAGGGGCGCTCCATCGTCGTACTGGCGAAAGAGAAGTACGGGCTGCGCGAGCGGCACCAGGGCGAGTTGGCCGGCGCCGAGTGGATCGCGTTCACCGCCCAGACCCGGATGTCCGGCGTGGACGTCGACGGGCGCAAGATCCGCAAGGGCGCGGCCGGTTCGGTCATCGCCTGGGTCCAGGAGCAGGGCGGCACGGTCGCCGAGGACGCGGACACCGTCGCCAACCGGATCTCCGAGGCGGGCGGCACGCCGCTGCTCGTCGCGGTGGAGGACGCGGACGGTGCCCGGATCCTGGGCGTCATCCACCTCAAGGACGTCGTCAAGGACGGCATGCGCGAGCGGTTCGAGGAACTGCGCCGCATGGGCATCAAGACCGTCATGATCACGGGTGACAACCCGCTGACCGCCAAGGCGATCGCCGAGGAGGCGGGCGTCGACGACTTCCTCGCGGAGGCGACTCCCGAGGACAAGATGGCGCTGATCAAGCGGGAGCAGGCCGGCGGCAAGCTGGTCGCGATGACCGGTGACGGCACCAACGACGCGCCCGCCCTCGCGCAGGCGGACGTCGGCGTGGCCATGAACACCGGTACGTCGGCCGCCAAGGAGGCCGGCAACATGGTCGACCTCGACTCCAACCCGACCAAGCTCATCGAGATCGTCGAGATCGGCAAGCAACTCCTCATCACCCGGGGCGCGTTGACGACCTTCTCCATCGCCAACGACGTCGCGAAGTACTTCGCGATCATCCCGGCGCTGTTCGCGGCCGTCTACCCGGGCCTGGACAAGCTCAACATCATGGGCCTGAGCTCGCCGGACTCCGCGATCCTGTCGGCCGTCATCTTCAACGCGCTGATCATCATCGCGCTGGTGCCGCTGTCCCTGAAGGGCGTGCAGTACCGGCCGGTCAGCGCCGACAAGATGCTGCGCCGCAACCTGACCATCTACGGGATCGGCGGGCTGATCGCGCCCTTCATCGGCATCAAGATCATCGACCTGCTCATCTCCCTCATCCCCGGGCTGTAA
- a CDS encoding potassium-transporting ATPase subunit C, translating into MNNSVTNTARLLGAGLRALLVLTLVTGVIYPLVVTGVAQALLDNKANGSEIKADGKVVGSSLIGQQGYSLDHFQPRPAGGLGENSLNTQYKLILSGATNLSADNPDLVKAVKEAKAKVVKDNSVPGYTVKPSQVPADAVTSSGSGLDPDISPAYANLQVHRVAEKNGLTVAQVQQLVDEQTKGRTLGFIGEPRVNVLELNIALKALVAKD; encoded by the coding sequence ATGAACAACTCCGTCACGAACACAGCCCGGTTGCTCGGGGCGGGCCTGCGTGCCCTCCTCGTGCTGACCCTGGTCACCGGCGTGATCTACCCCCTGGTGGTCACGGGTGTGGCCCAGGCGCTCCTCGACAACAAGGCGAACGGCTCGGAGATCAAGGCGGACGGCAAGGTCGTCGGCTCCTCCCTGATCGGGCAACAGGGCTACAGCCTGGACCACTTCCAGCCCCGGCCGGCCGGCGGCCTCGGCGAGAACTCGCTCAACACGCAGTACAAGCTGATCCTGTCCGGCGCCACCAACCTCTCCGCCGACAACCCCGACCTCGTCAAGGCGGTCAAGGAGGCCAAGGCCAAGGTCGTCAAGGACAACTCGGTGCCCGGCTACACCGTCAAGCCCTCCCAGGTCCCCGCGGACGCGGTCACCTCCTCCGGCTCCGGCCTGGACCCGGACATCTCCCCGGCCTACGCGAACCTCCAGGTCCACCGGGTCGCCGAGAAGAACGGCCTGACCGTCGCCCAGGTGCAGCAGCTCGTCGACGAGCAGACCAAGGGGCGCACCCTCGGCTTCATCGGAGAGCCCCGGGTGAACGTCCTGGAACTCAACATCGCGCTCAAGGCACTTGTGGCCAAGGACTGA
- a CDS encoding response regulator: protein MTRVLVVEDDPQLVRALVINLQARQYGVDAAPDGATALRLAAARQPDVVLLDLGLPDMDGVDIIKGLRGWSRMPILVLSARQGSDEKVAALDAGADDYITKPFSMNELLARLRAAVRRTEDATLVPATTLVETADFSIDLLAKRVVRGGRDVRLTPTEWHVLEILVVNPGRLITQKHLLQEVWGVSQSSKTNYLRVYMAQLRRKLETDPSHPRHLITEPGMGYRFEG from the coding sequence ATGACCCGGGTGCTCGTGGTGGAGGACGACCCGCAGCTCGTACGGGCCCTCGTCATCAACTTGCAGGCACGTCAGTACGGAGTGGACGCGGCGCCCGACGGGGCAACCGCCCTCCGGCTGGCGGCCGCGCGTCAGCCCGACGTGGTCCTGCTCGACCTCGGCCTGCCCGACATGGACGGCGTCGACATCATCAAGGGCCTGCGCGGCTGGAGCCGTATGCCGATCCTGGTCCTGTCCGCCCGGCAGGGCTCCGACGAGAAGGTGGCCGCACTCGACGCCGGCGCCGACGACTACATCACCAAGCCGTTCAGCATGAACGAGTTGCTGGCCCGGCTACGGGCCGCGGTCCGCCGTACCGAGGACGCGACGCTCGTCCCCGCGACGACGCTCGTCGAGACGGCGGACTTCAGCATCGACCTGCTCGCCAAGAGGGTCGTCCGCGGCGGGCGGGACGTGCGGCTGACGCCGACCGAGTGGCACGTGCTGGAGATCCTGGTGGTCAACCCGGGCCGGCTGATCACGCAGAAGCACCTCCTCCAGGAGGTCTGGGGCGTCTCGCAGAGCAGCAAGACCAACTACCTGCGGGTGTACATGGCCCAGCTGCGCCGCAAACTGGAGACGGACCCCTCCCACCCCCGCCATCTGATCACCGAGCCCGGCATGGGCTACCGCTTCGAGGGATGA
- a CDS encoding DUF4118 domain-containing protein — translation MARGKLRIYLGAAPGVGKTYAMLSEAHRRAERGTDCVVAFVEHHHRPRTEVMLHGLHQIPRRELEYRDSVFTEMDVDAVLARRPRVALVDELAHTNVPGSRNTKRWQDVEELLAAGIDVISTVNIQHLESLGDVVEAITGVRQRETVPDEVVRRADQIELVDMSPQALRRRMAHGNIYKSDKVDAALSNYFRPGNLTALRELALLWVADRVDAYLTEYRSEHQVSTIWGSRERIVVGLTGGPEGRTLIRRAARLAEKGAGGEVLAVYISRSDGLTTASPKELADQRTLVEDLGGTFHQVVGEDIPVALLDFARGVNATQIVLGVSRRRSWQYAFGPGVGATVARDSGPDLDVHLITHDEAGKGRGLPAARGARLGRSRVIWGWLVGVLGPVLFTWLLTGATLDVGLANDMLLFLTLTVAAALLGGLFPALASAVVGSLLLNWFFTPPVHTLTIADPKNIVAIAIFVGVAVSVASVVDLAARRTHQAARLRAESEILSLLAGNVLRGETSLEELLERVRETFAVESVALLERTDETTPWTCAGSVGPGPVENPEDADVDVPVGDHMALSLRGRVLPAADRRVLAAFAAQAAVVLDRRRLRREADRAKELAEGNRIRTALLAAVSHDLRTPLAGIKAAVSSLRSDDVAWSEEDEAELLEAIEEGADRLDLLVGNLLDMSRLQTGTVTPIIRETGLDEVVPMALGGVPEDSVDLDIPETLPMVHVDRGLLERAVANVVENAVKYSPPGERVLVSASAIADRAEVRVVDRGPGVPDEAKDRIFEPFQRYGDSPRGAGVGLGLAVARGFAEAVGGTLHAEDTPGGGLTMVLTVRTAPERQSQEPDPPAAATS, via the coding sequence ATGGCGCGCGGCAAGCTTCGGATCTACCTCGGCGCGGCACCCGGCGTGGGCAAGACCTACGCCATGCTCTCCGAGGCCCACCGGCGTGCCGAGCGGGGCACCGACTGCGTGGTCGCCTTCGTGGAGCACCATCACCGGCCGCGCACCGAGGTGATGCTGCACGGTCTGCACCAGATCCCGCGCAGGGAACTGGAGTACCGGGACAGCGTGTTCACCGAGATGGACGTGGACGCCGTCCTGGCTCGCCGGCCCCGGGTCGCCCTGGTCGACGAACTGGCCCACACCAACGTTCCCGGTTCCCGCAACACCAAGCGCTGGCAGGACGTCGAGGAACTGCTCGCCGCCGGCATCGACGTCATCTCCACCGTCAACATCCAGCATCTGGAGTCCCTCGGTGACGTCGTCGAGGCGATCACGGGTGTGCGCCAGCGGGAGACCGTACCCGACGAGGTCGTGCGCCGGGCCGACCAGATCGAACTGGTCGACATGTCGCCGCAGGCGCTGCGGCGGCGGATGGCGCACGGCAACATCTACAAGTCGGACAAGGTCGACGCGGCCCTCTCCAACTACTTCCGCCCGGGCAACCTGACCGCGCTGCGCGAACTGGCGCTGCTGTGGGTGGCCGACCGGGTCGACGCGTATCTCACCGAGTACCGCAGCGAGCACCAGGTCTCCACCATCTGGGGGTCACGCGAGCGGATCGTCGTCGGCCTGACCGGCGGCCCCGAGGGGCGCACCCTGATACGGCGGGCCGCGCGGCTCGCCGAGAAGGGCGCCGGCGGCGAGGTCCTGGCTGTCTACATCTCCCGCAGCGACGGCCTCACCACCGCCTCCCCGAAGGAACTGGCCGACCAGCGCACGCTGGTCGAGGACCTCGGCGGCACCTTCCACCAGGTGGTCGGGGAGGACATACCGGTGGCCCTGCTGGACTTCGCGCGCGGGGTGAACGCCACCCAGATCGTGCTGGGCGTCTCGCGCCGCAGGAGCTGGCAGTACGCCTTCGGGCCGGGCGTCGGCGCGACGGTGGCCCGGGACTCCGGTCCGGACCTGGACGTCCACCTGATCACCCACGACGAGGCGGGCAAGGGCCGCGGACTGCCGGCGGCGCGCGGGGCACGCCTGGGACGCTCCCGGGTCATATGGGGCTGGCTCGTCGGCGTGCTGGGACCCGTCCTGTTCACCTGGCTCCTCACCGGCGCCACCCTGGACGTCGGCCTCGCCAACGACATGCTGCTGTTCCTGACCCTGACGGTGGCGGCGGCCCTGCTCGGCGGGCTCTTCCCGGCGCTGGCGTCCGCGGTGGTGGGCTCCCTTCTGCTCAACTGGTTCTTCACCCCGCCCGTCCACACCCTGACGATCGCGGACCCGAAGAACATCGTCGCCATCGCGATCTTTGTGGGGGTCGCCGTGTCCGTGGCCTCGGTGGTGGACCTCGCGGCCCGCCGCACCCACCAGGCGGCCAGGCTGCGTGCCGAGTCGGAGATCCTGTCCCTCCTCGCGGGCAACGTGCTGCGCGGCGAGACCTCGCTGGAGGAACTGCTGGAAAGGGTCCGCGAGACCTTCGCCGTGGAATCGGTGGCCCTGCTGGAGCGGACCGACGAGACAACCCCCTGGACCTGCGCGGGGAGTGTGGGACCCGGGCCCGTCGAGAATCCGGAGGACGCGGACGTCGACGTACCGGTCGGTGACCACATGGCCCTGTCCCTGCGCGGCCGGGTGCTGCCGGCCGCCGACCGCCGGGTGCTGGCCGCGTTCGCCGCGCAGGCCGCGGTCGTCCTGGACCGCCGGCGCCTGCGGCGGGAGGCCGACCGCGCCAAGGAGTTGGCCGAGGGCAACCGCATCCGGACCGCGCTGCTCGCCGCCGTCAGCCACGACCTGCGCACTCCGCTCGCCGGCATCAAGGCCGCCGTGTCCTCACTGCGCTCCGACGACGTCGCCTGGTCCGAGGAGGACGAGGCGGAGTTGCTGGAGGCCATCGAGGAGGGCGCCGACCGGCTCGACCTGCTGGTCGGCAACCTGCTCGACATGTCCCGCCTCCAGACCGGCACGGTCACCCCGATCATCCGCGAGACCGGCCTCGACGAGGTGGTGCCCATGGCGCTCGGCGGGGTGCCCGAGGACAGCGTGGACCTGGACATCCCCGAGACCCTGCCGATGGTCCATGTCGACCGGGGACTGCTGGAGCGGGCCGTCGCCAACGTCGTCGAGAACGCCGTCAAGTACAGCCCGCCCGGCGAGCGGGTCCTGGTGTCGGCGAGCGCCATCGCCGACCGGGCCGAGGTACGGGTCGTCGACCGCGGACCCGGCGTACCGGACGAGGCCAAGGACCGCATCTTCGAACCCTTCCAGCGCTACGGCGACTCGCCCCGCGGTGCCGGAGTCGGCCTGGGCCTCGCGGTCGCGCGAGGCTTCGCCGAAGCCGTCGGCGGCACGCTCCACGCGGAGGACACCCCCGGCGGCGGTCTCACCATGGTGCTCACGGTACGGACGGCACCCGAGCGCCAATCGCAGGAGCCGGACCCGCCGGCGGCGGCCACGTCCTGA